A region of Vibrio chagasii DNA encodes the following proteins:
- a CDS encoding BamA/TamA family outer membrane protein, giving the protein MTRLSLWTTALLSSVASFSSSAFEVDTRESQEPELDDQFRVIAIPFYDPSVDTGISVVPIYNFYADGESKNASTLSATLTYTQNDSYYIKGNAELLLKGDSIRFSGEMGFSSTNITLVDLVDTNHQEYTFDGDFYFKVYDNIYLGMGLDYSTARYLADTPRDKLLLKLTGFSEEYEADTGAKFSFLWDEREHYYYPYHGFLFELTYENHGEWLGNDKDATYSSLFSDYRLFYSLTHNDNHIIASRWVTRYLLDAENAPSSAYSTYGRQGRNVQRGFVAGDHIASHMTNLEMEYRYSISGSSINFLNNVAVVGLTGVGKVFGERLNPTDPYHSFDDGDLLTMVGLGLRYRLMRQERINVRMDFTYNNEDEVLAYFSLGENI; this is encoded by the coding sequence ATGACTCGACTCTCTTTGTGGACAACAGCGCTCTTATCTTCTGTTGCCAGTTTCTCAAGTTCAGCTTTCGAAGTTGATACGCGAGAATCACAAGAACCTGAACTGGATGACCAATTTCGTGTCATTGCCATTCCCTTTTACGATCCAAGTGTAGATACAGGCATTTCTGTCGTTCCTATCTATAACTTCTATGCTGACGGCGAGTCAAAGAACGCATCAACGTTATCTGCAACGCTGACTTATACGCAAAATGATAGCTATTACATCAAAGGGAATGCTGAGCTCTTATTGAAAGGCGATTCAATTCGGTTTAGCGGTGAAATGGGCTTCTCTAGTACCAACATTACCTTGGTCGATCTGGTTGATACTAACCACCAAGAGTACACGTTCGATGGTGATTTCTATTTCAAAGTCTACGACAACATCTATCTCGGGATGGGTTTAGACTACTCCACCGCTCGTTATCTTGCCGATACACCGCGAGACAAACTTTTACTCAAACTCACCGGGTTTAGTGAAGAATACGAAGCCGACACAGGAGCAAAGTTCTCTTTCTTGTGGGATGAACGAGAGCACTACTACTACCCTTATCATGGCTTTTTGTTCGAGCTGACCTATGAAAACCATGGAGAATGGCTTGGTAATGACAAAGATGCGACCTACTCTTCGCTCTTTTCAGATTACCGACTGTTCTACAGCTTAACGCACAATGACAATCACATCATCGCAAGCCGCTGGGTGACTCGTTATCTACTGGATGCTGAAAATGCCCCAAGTAGTGCATACAGCACCTATGGTCGACAAGGGCGAAATGTTCAACGTGGTTTCGTCGCGGGTGATCACATCGCTTCGCATATGACCAATCTTGAAATGGAATATCGCTATTCGATTTCAGGCTCGTCCATCAACTTCTTGAACAACGTCGCGGTGGTCGGTTTAACGGGTGTGGGCAAGGTGTTTGGTGAAAGGCTGAATCCAACCGACCCTTATCATAGCTTTGACGATGGTGACCTTCTGACGATGGTTGGTCTCGGGCTACGTTATCGCTTAATGCGCCAAGAACGCATCAATGTGAGAATGGATTTCACCTACAACAACGAAGATGAAGTGCTGGCCTACTTTAGCTTAGGTGAAAATATCTAG
- a CDS encoding glycosyl transferase family protein, with product MSSILECIRTVGRGERGRKPLSFEQAYRIMDEYLSGQVGDDQMAMLLMLIRVQNETNEEIAGFVKAFQSRVPDLGADIDWPCYAGKRNESASGKPWNLLAAKILADNGYKVLMHGYMDKPSGRTHVESHLQDVGVQRADNPEHAKSILEQDGIAYLPLANFAPEAQTMIGWKHRYGLRTPINTVVRALNPGGGRLGLRGSFHPGFPQLHAEVEHVIGNKSHSVISFKGMNGESEYNPKVSQTVWMSSPDKVESFYWEEMMNSDLPLPSECILGTPAEEMTLMANTVVDSMTAILFAETHDKTEAYQKAVRLWHEYCAR from the coding sequence ATGAGTAGTATTTTAGAGTGTATTCGTACAGTTGGACGAGGGGAAAGAGGGCGCAAGCCTTTGTCGTTCGAACAAGCCTACCGCATCATGGATGAGTATTTAAGCGGACAGGTCGGTGACGACCAGATGGCTATGCTACTGATGTTAATTCGTGTGCAGAACGAGACCAATGAAGAGATTGCTGGCTTTGTTAAAGCGTTTCAATCTCGCGTACCCGATTTAGGGGCTGATATTGATTGGCCGTGTTATGCCGGTAAGCGCAATGAAAGTGCAAGTGGTAAGCCATGGAACTTGCTGGCGGCTAAGATCTTGGCGGATAACGGCTACAAGGTATTAATGCACGGTTACATGGACAAGCCGAGCGGTAGAACGCACGTTGAAAGCCATTTGCAAGATGTCGGTGTGCAACGTGCTGATAACCCTGAACATGCTAAGTCGATCCTTGAGCAAGATGGCATTGCGTATTTACCATTGGCTAATTTTGCTCCTGAAGCGCAAACCATGATTGGTTGGAAGCATCGTTATGGGTTGAGAACGCCGATCAATACGGTAGTTCGAGCATTGAACCCTGGTGGTGGCCGTTTAGGTTTACGTGGCAGCTTTCACCCTGGCTTCCCACAGCTTCATGCTGAAGTTGAACATGTGATTGGCAACAAATCCCATTCGGTTATCTCTTTCAAAGGAATGAATGGTGAGTCGGAATACAACCCGAAAGTGAGTCAAACGGTATGGATGAGCTCTCCTGATAAAGTTGAGTCTTTCTATTGGGAAGAGATGATGAACTCAGATCTACCATTGCCGAGTGAATGTATACTCGGGACACCCGCTGAAGAGATGACTTTGATGGCGAACACAGTGGTCGATAGTATGACAGCTATTTTGTTTGCGGAGACGCATGACAAAACTGAGGCCTACCAAAAAGCGGTACGTCTATGGCATGAGTACTGTGCACGTTAG
- a CDS encoding MATE family efflux transporter — protein sequence MSNQTAKFVEGSTMRHILVMSGAGSVGLMALFVVDLLDMLFISMLGQVELAAAVGFAGTLTFFSTSVSIGTSIAMGALVSKAIGSKNRDQARNLSTSIMLTAFVISSTVTAVMYAYIPELLAAIGAKGLAAERAQAYLQILLPSGPFLALAMAAGAGLRAAGDAKRSMWATLSGGIVNAILDPLFIFGFGWNIEGAAIASVVARFSVLFFSLYPLIRSHELVAPPSFVQWRINIRPILAIAIPAIITNTATPIGNAIVTTGIAQYGEDFVAGFAVIGRLTPVCFAVIFALSGAVGPIIGQNFGAERMDRVKDTLNNSLFVTTVYTIVVCVLLYFLQDLVIHGFSLQGDAAIIVAAFCTYVAITFIFNGALFVANTSFNNLGKPLYSTALNLGKATLGTLPFVYLGSQWYGALGVLYGQALGNILFGLLGVLVLRYHISELMQGSNVDPDEDDVSIVSLNTQPFCSHDAVLIDDVSANREECAELKPQ from the coding sequence ATGTCAAACCAAACTGCAAAGTTTGTAGAAGGTTCAACGATGCGCCACATCTTGGTGATGTCGGGAGCAGGCTCAGTCGGCTTGATGGCACTGTTTGTGGTCGATCTGCTCGATATGTTATTTATCAGTATGCTAGGTCAGGTTGAATTGGCTGCTGCGGTTGGTTTTGCTGGCACACTCACTTTCTTTTCTACTTCTGTGTCGATTGGTACTTCCATTGCGATGGGCGCCTTGGTATCAAAAGCTATTGGCTCAAAAAATAGAGACCAAGCTAGAAACCTCAGCACCAGTATTATGCTGACCGCATTTGTCATTAGCTCGACGGTTACTGCTGTGATGTACGCTTATATCCCTGAGCTATTGGCAGCCATTGGTGCGAAAGGCTTAGCCGCAGAGCGTGCACAAGCTTATTTACAGATTTTATTACCGAGTGGTCCATTTTTGGCGCTTGCGATGGCTGCAGGTGCTGGCCTAAGAGCCGCGGGTGATGCTAAGCGTTCAATGTGGGCGACATTATCGGGAGGGATCGTAAATGCGATCTTAGACCCTCTGTTTATTTTTGGCTTTGGCTGGAACATTGAGGGAGCGGCTATCGCTTCTGTGGTGGCACGTTTTTCGGTTCTTTTCTTCTCACTTTATCCTTTGATTCGCAGTCATGAGCTGGTGGCTCCGCCATCATTCGTGCAGTGGCGCATCAATATCCGCCCAATCTTGGCAATCGCGATTCCTGCAATCATTACTAACACCGCGACACCTATCGGCAATGCCATTGTCACGACAGGTATTGCACAATATGGTGAAGACTTCGTTGCGGGCTTTGCGGTGATAGGTCGCTTAACGCCAGTGTGTTTTGCTGTGATTTTTGCTTTGTCTGGCGCGGTAGGACCAATCATTGGTCAGAACTTTGGTGCCGAGAGAATGGACAGAGTAAAAGATACGCTCAATAACTCTCTATTTGTGACTACTGTGTACACCATTGTGGTTTGTGTGCTGTTGTACTTCCTACAAGATCTCGTGATTCATGGCTTTAGTCTGCAAGGAGATGCGGCGATCATTGTTGCTGCCTTCTGCACCTATGTGGCCATTACTTTCATCTTTAATGGTGCACTGTTTGTCGCGAACACCTCGTTTAATAACCTAGGTAAGCCGCTGTATTCAACCGCTCTGAATTTAGGTAAAGCGACACTTGGTACCTTGCCTTTCGTATATTTAGGTTCGCAATGGTATGGCGCGTTAGGCGTTCTTTACGGACAAGCGCTGGGTAATATTCTGTTTGGATTGTTGGGTGTCTTAGTCCTTCGTTACCACATCTCTGAATTGATGCAGGGCTCTAACGTAGATCCTGATGAAGATGATGTGTCTATCGTAAGTTTGAATACACAGCCTTTCTGTTCTCATGATGCCGTCCTGATTGATGATGTTTCAGCGAATAGAGAAGAGTGTGCCGAACTTAAGCCTCAATAA
- a CDS encoding TetR/AcrR family transcriptional regulator codes for MTVKKTLSQRKRESIVAAAIAEFTEHGYKATSMDKISSRAEVSKRTVYNHFASKELLLEEILDSIWSKTLAATHFPYQAELPLEQQLASIANQELELLESEGFIDLSRVLFSEYFHNAELASQAMEKYSQAESGLMTWIKAAHADGRLVELDPLFASTQFIALIKSFAFWPQIIGHAPSPDTQHKHIIVNSTVEMFLKQYQAK; via the coding sequence ATGACTGTAAAGAAAACACTGAGCCAAAGAAAACGTGAATCGATCGTTGCCGCTGCTATCGCAGAATTTACTGAGCACGGTTATAAGGCCACCAGTATGGATAAAATATCGAGCCGAGCAGAAGTGTCTAAACGCACCGTCTATAACCACTTTGCCAGTAAAGAGCTGCTTCTCGAGGAGATACTAGACAGTATTTGGAGTAAAACGCTCGCCGCCACGCACTTCCCTTATCAAGCTGAACTGCCCCTTGAACAACAGCTCGCATCAATCGCGAATCAAGAACTAGAGCTTTTAGAGTCTGAAGGTTTTATCGATTTATCACGCGTGCTTTTCTCTGAGTACTTCCATAATGCGGAACTCGCTAGCCAAGCAATGGAGAAATACTCTCAAGCAGAGAGTGGGCTGATGACTTGGATAAAAGCTGCGCACGCCGATGGTCGCTTAGTCGAGCTCGACCCTCTGTTTGCTTCAACTCAATTCATTGCACTCATTAAGTCGTTCGCTTTTTGGCCGCAGATCATTGGTCATGCCCCTTCTCCCGACACACAGCACAAGCACATCATCGTGAACTCAACGGTTGAGATGTTTCTCAAACAGTACCAGGCCAAATAA
- a CDS encoding peptidyl-prolyl cis-trans isomerase, with translation MITLTTNFGDIEIELNLEKAPVTSKNFLKYCQDGFYEGTTFHRVIEGFMIQGGGHTIDMTEKPTRAPIVNEANRGLKNVIGSVAMARTDAPHSATAQFFINLDDNDFLDHTSTTNAGWGYAVFGKVSAGMDVVNKIAAEPTTIRWGHEDVPCEDIVITKVTINE, from the coding sequence ATGATCACTCTGACTACCAACTTTGGCGACATTGAAATTGAACTGAACCTTGAAAAAGCACCAGTAACGTCGAAAAACTTCCTTAAATACTGCCAAGACGGTTTCTATGAAGGCACGACATTTCACCGTGTTATTGAAGGTTTCATGATTCAAGGTGGTGGTCACACTATCGACATGACAGAAAAACCAACACGTGCGCCTATCGTGAATGAAGCAAACCGCGGTCTAAAGAACGTAATTGGCTCTGTAGCAATGGCACGTACTGATGCACCACATTCTGCAACAGCACAATTCTTTATCAACCTTGATGACAACGACTTCCTTGATCACACCTCGACTACGAACGCAGGCTGGGGTTACGCGGTATTCGGTAAAGTATCGGCAGGTATGGATGTAGTAAATAAGATTGCAGCTGAACCAACGACAATTCGCTGGGGTCACGAAGATGTGCCTTGTGAAGATATTGTGATTACAAAAGTCACGATCAACGAATAA
- a CDS encoding cytochrome c, with amino-acid sequence MKKLTIALLIAVPMSTIAATEAVDNRQQAFSSIEKLNKQVSSELGNRNTDWQKVEGLSDNLVEHGLILTNSFTVSDKGGKAKGAVWSKPEKFNQLMLQMNQGFIELQQASLEQNKSKAERGLDSANNTCRACHRTYRSRW; translated from the coding sequence ATGAAAAAACTGACTATCGCTTTACTTATCGCAGTACCAATGAGCACTATTGCCGCAACTGAAGCGGTCGACAATCGCCAACAAGCTTTTAGCTCAATAGAAAAACTCAACAAGCAAGTATCTTCAGAATTAGGGAATCGAAATACAGATTGGCAAAAGGTTGAGGGATTAAGTGATAACTTGGTAGAGCACGGACTCATTCTCACCAACAGTTTTACTGTGAGTGATAAGGGCGGTAAGGCGAAAGGCGCGGTATGGAGTAAGCCTGAGAAATTCAATCAACTGATGTTACAGATGAATCAAGGTTTTATTGAGTTACAGCAAGCCAGTCTTGAACAGAACAAAAGTAAAGCTGAGCGTGGTTTAGACTCGGCCAATAACACATGCCGGGCTTGTCATCGTACTTATCGCTCTCGTTGGTAG
- the udp gene encoding uridine phosphorylase codes for MSQAVFHLGVTEADLNGATLAIIPGDPARVQKIAEEMENPVFLASHREYTLYRAELDGKPVVVCSTGIGGPSTSIAVEELAQLGVRTFLRVGTTGAIQPHVNVGDMIVSTGSVRLDGASLHFAPMEFPAVADFEVATAMKAAVEEAGATVHMGVTASSDTFYPGQERYDTFSGRVVKRFQGSMQEWQDMGVLNFEMESATLLTMCASSGLKAGCVAGVIINRTQKETPDHDTLKVTEARSIKVVVEAARKML; via the coding sequence ATGTCTCAAGCTGTTTTCCATTTAGGTGTTACTGAAGCAGATCTTAACGGTGCTACTCTTGCGATCATTCCAGGTGATCCTGCTCGTGTACAAAAAATTGCAGAAGAGATGGAGAACCCAGTATTTCTTGCTAGCCATCGTGAATACACACTTTACCGCGCAGAATTAGACGGTAAGCCAGTGGTTGTATGTTCAACAGGTATCGGTGGTCCATCTACCTCTATCGCTGTAGAAGAGCTAGCTCAACTGGGTGTTCGCACTTTCCTACGTGTTGGTACTACTGGTGCTATCCAACCTCACGTAAACGTGGGTGACATGATTGTTTCTACTGGTTCTGTTCGTCTAGACGGTGCTAGCTTACACTTTGCTCCAATGGAGTTCCCAGCGGTTGCTGACTTCGAAGTAGCGACAGCAATGAAAGCAGCAGTTGAAGAGGCTGGAGCAACAGTTCACATGGGTGTAACGGCTTCAAGTGATACTTTCTACCCAGGTCAAGAGCGTTACGACACGTTCTCTGGTCGTGTAGTTAAGCGTTTCCAAGGTTCTATGCAAGAGTGGCAAGACATGGGCGTTCTAAACTTCGAAATGGAATCTGCAACGCTGCTAACTATGTGTGCAAGTTCTGGTCTGAAAGCGGGTTGTGTTGCTGGTGTAATCATCAACCGTACTCAAAAAGAGACGCCTGATCACGACACACTAAAAGTAACAGAAGCACGCTCAATCAAAGTAGTTGTAGAAGCTGCTCGTAAAATGCTTTAA
- a CDS encoding CBS domain-containing protein → MHSIKVKDYMTQQVVTFTPDMPLSLALDKVMSSHHMGGPVIDDNEQVIGFLSEQDLLEKLVKVSYFCQDTHVVGDCMYQEVLSVAPDLSIIELADMMQVGKPKAYPVIDNQKLVGIITRTDVLRAIGKNLDECFQHPV, encoded by the coding sequence ATGCATTCAATTAAAGTGAAAGATTACATGACGCAGCAGGTTGTGACATTCACTCCTGATATGCCGTTAAGTCTAGCGTTAGACAAAGTGATGAGCAGTCATCACATGGGTGGACCAGTTATTGATGACAATGAACAAGTGATTGGTTTCCTTTCTGAACAAGATTTATTAGAGAAGCTAGTTAAAGTTAGTTACTTCTGCCAAGACACACACGTTGTTGGTGATTGTATGTACCAAGAGGTGCTATCAGTCGCACCAGACTTATCCATTATCGAATTGGCAGATATGATGCAGGTAGGTAAACCAAAAGCTTACCCTGTCATCGACAATCAGAAATTGGTTGGCATTATCACTCGAACCGATGTGTTAAGAGCAATCGGCAAGAACTTAGATGAATGTTTCCAACATCCTGTATAG
- a CDS encoding thiol:disulfide interchange protein DsbA/DsbL codes for MKKLFSLFAALIMSASVNAAQFEEGTHYKILDVAKAEKPVVTEFFSFYCPHCYKFEGVIKYLKEDLPETASFQKVHVAFMGNNMAVPMAKAYATMIALDAEESMVPAMFAQIHEKQKTPRDEAELRQVFIDNGVDAKKFDAAYNSFAVNSMQKRFDQQFDASTLTGVPGVLVNNKYIVKPDQIKSYEEYNQLVNYLLTL; via the coding sequence ATGAAAAAACTATTTAGCCTTTTTGCTGCTCTAATTATGAGCGCTTCAGTCAACGCCGCTCAGTTTGAAGAAGGTACTCACTACAAGATCCTTGATGTAGCAAAAGCAGAAAAGCCAGTTGTGACTGAATTTTTCTCTTTCTACTGCCCACACTGTTACAAATTCGAAGGGGTAATTAAGTACCTGAAAGAAGACTTACCGGAAACAGCAAGCTTCCAAAAAGTTCACGTCGCTTTTATGGGTAACAATATGGCCGTGCCGATGGCCAAAGCTTACGCAACAATGATTGCGTTGGATGCTGAAGAGAGCATGGTTCCTGCTATGTTTGCTCAGATCCATGAGAAGCAAAAGACACCACGCGACGAAGCTGAACTGCGCCAAGTATTCATTGATAATGGTGTCGATGCGAAGAAGTTTGACGCGGCATACAACAGCTTTGCGGTTAACTCAATGCAGAAACGCTTTGATCAACAATTTGATGCAAGCACGCTAACCGGCGTTCCTGGTGTGCTGGTCAATAACAAGTACATCGTTAAGCCGGACCAAATCAAAAGCTACGAAGAGTACAACCAGCTAGTTAACTACTTACTAACGCTCTAA
- a CDS encoding DUF1887 family protein produces the protein MAVHVGIIDQDPIRLLTPLLDNRTISTHIVFIGDKNQVDMYQRLDSVLQKRDITSEFFEIPTIVNTSVIKESIQNLAEDLKARGQEVKLNASCGLRHRLLSVYEVFRTYHWPIFVVEPNSDKLCWLYPNGKEDAQVQDRITIDDYLTVFGARGEFSDVQLPPQLDQKLYELGERWASNALELGPGLATLNYLATTCRKEQKLDVELSEKQQGYRELNMLLSDLVEAKIATYENGTLTFANEDARRFSNGEWLETLVHSTVKQIQDDMPTIQDRSLNVQVYRQLGEREVRNELDVASVVNNKLHIIECKTKGMRDDGDDTLYKLESLRDLLGGLQARAMLVSFRPLRHNDITRAEDLGLALIGPDELKDLKTHLTAWFTAAGGNEDQEC, from the coding sequence ATGGCTGTTCATGTTGGCATTATCGATCAAGACCCCATTCGCTTGCTTACCCCACTGCTTGATAACCGAACGATCAGCACGCACATCGTGTTCATCGGCGATAAGAATCAAGTCGATATGTATCAGCGCTTAGACAGCGTTTTACAAAAGCGTGATATTACGAGCGAGTTTTTTGAAATTCCGACGATCGTAAACACGTCAGTAATTAAAGAATCCATTCAAAACCTTGCAGAAGATTTAAAAGCTCGTGGCCAAGAAGTGAAACTCAACGCTAGTTGTGGTCTGCGTCACCGTCTACTTTCAGTTTACGAAGTGTTCCGCACTTACCACTGGCCTATCTTCGTTGTAGAACCAAATAGTGACAAACTGTGCTGGCTTTACCCGAACGGAAAAGAAGACGCGCAAGTTCAAGACCGCATCACTATCGATGACTACCTAACCGTATTTGGTGCCCGTGGCGAATTCAGTGATGTGCAACTCCCCCCGCAACTCGATCAGAAGCTCTACGAGCTAGGTGAACGTTGGGCAAGTAACGCACTGGAATTAGGTCCTGGTCTTGCGACACTTAACTACCTTGCAACCACTTGTCGTAAAGAGCAGAAGCTGGATGTTGAGTTATCAGAGAAGCAACAAGGCTATCGTGAACTGAATATGCTTTTAAGCGATTTAGTAGAAGCTAAAATTGCGACTTATGAGAATGGCACCCTAACCTTTGCCAATGAAGATGCTCGACGCTTCTCGAATGGCGAGTGGCTAGAAACTCTCGTTCACAGCACAGTAAAACAGATCCAAGATGACATGCCGACCATTCAAGATCGCTCTTTGAATGTTCAGGTATACCGCCAGCTTGGCGAGCGTGAAGTTCGAAATGAGCTAGATGTGGCATCAGTGGTGAACAATAAACTGCACATCATCGAGTGTAAGACGAAAGGCATGCGTGATGATGGTGATGACACCTTATACAAACTGGAATCACTAAGAGACCTATTAGGTGGTCTACAAGCCCGCGCAATGCTAGTGAGCTTCCGCCCACTTCGCCATAACGACATCACACGTGCAGAAGATCTTGGCCTTGCTTTGATCGGCCCTGACGAGTTAAAAGATCTAAAAACGCACCTAACAGCTTGGTTTACCGCTGCTGGCGGTAACGAAGATCAAGAGTGCTAA
- a CDS encoding zinc/cadmium/mercury/lead-transporting ATPase — protein MCAKHAACRSVKVDVQPQAAATSCSSPKISSITAAGTSSACCSSSSAAVASSGDGCCSSDSGEEDSQSSTITNDAQFSKSWLVSGMDCPACARKIEKAISNIDGVIQAKVLFATEKLVVKFNNESLADTIEQVSINTGFPLTEVGSKKEKQQPETFWQTHIQPNLQIIAIAAAMLFAALLKSSAPELSEGLFIATCLLGLYPVAKKAVQLARSGTPFAIETLMSVAALGALYLGETAEAAMVLLLFLIGERLEAFASSRARSGVQALMALVPENATKIINGERVEVAVSELVPGDVIEVAAGSRLPADGQLITDAASFDESALTGESVPVEHIQGNSIMAGAVVVDKVVRITITSKQGENAIDRILHLIEEAESRKAPLERFLDKFSRWYTPLMMVVALLVIITPPLLFAQPWETWVYRGLALLLIACPCALVISTPAAITSGLAAAAKRGALIKGGAALEQLGKIETIAFDKTGTLTEGKPQVTDIEPLSGWQKDAMLRVVGAIEVGSTHPLAKSLVAKVEELGIDIPESHNKKALIGSGVEGDVDGVKYRVLAPSKLDFALDAQVSKQIESLEDEGKTVVVALEVKDSEQAANTIGLIAWQDTLRSDAKLAIERLNGLGIQSIMLTGDNPRSAAAISGKVGMQYKASLLPSDKVSYVQELSQQSHVAMVGDGINDAPAMKTAHVGIAMGGGTDVALETADSALTHNRLTELPAMIELSQATINNIRQNVALALGLKGVFLVTSLFGITGLWVAVLADSGATALVTLNALRLLRFKSKAD, from the coding sequence ATGTGCGCAAAACACGCAGCGTGCCGCTCAGTAAAAGTGGACGTTCAACCACAAGCAGCCGCAACAAGCTGCTCTAGCCCTAAAATTTCAAGCATTACTGCAGCTGGCACATCATCAGCATGTTGCAGCTCTTCTTCAGCGGCAGTCGCGTCATCGGGTGATGGCTGTTGTAGTTCAGACAGTGGAGAAGAAGACAGTCAGTCCTCAACGATAACGAACGATGCCCAATTTTCTAAAAGTTGGTTGGTTTCCGGAATGGACTGTCCAGCTTGTGCCAGAAAAATAGAAAAAGCGATCAGTAATATCGACGGTGTAATTCAAGCGAAGGTGCTCTTTGCTACCGAAAAACTGGTTGTGAAATTTAACAATGAAAGTCTTGCTGACACTATCGAACAAGTCTCTATCAACACTGGCTTCCCGTTAACGGAAGTGGGTTCTAAGAAAGAAAAACAACAACCAGAGACGTTTTGGCAAACGCATATCCAACCTAATTTACAGATCATCGCGATAGCTGCTGCGATGCTGTTCGCGGCGTTACTGAAAAGCTCAGCGCCAGAATTAAGTGAAGGCTTATTCATCGCGACATGTCTACTTGGATTGTATCCGGTCGCTAAGAAAGCCGTTCAACTAGCCCGCTCGGGAACTCCTTTCGCGATAGAAACCTTAATGAGTGTGGCTGCACTGGGTGCACTATACCTAGGCGAGACTGCAGAAGCGGCAATGGTATTGCTTCTATTCTTGATTGGTGAACGTTTAGAGGCTTTTGCTTCTTCTAGAGCAAGAAGTGGCGTTCAAGCGCTAATGGCTTTAGTGCCTGAGAATGCGACCAAGATTATCAATGGTGAACGTGTTGAAGTTGCGGTAAGCGAGTTGGTACCTGGTGATGTGATTGAAGTGGCTGCGGGTTCTCGTTTGCCAGCAGACGGCCAGTTGATTACCGATGCTGCGAGTTTTGACGAGAGTGCGTTGACTGGCGAGTCTGTGCCTGTGGAGCATATCCAAGGTAATAGCATCATGGCCGGTGCTGTAGTGGTCGATAAAGTGGTACGCATTACGATTACCTCTAAACAAGGTGAGAATGCCATTGACCGTATTCTTCACCTGATTGAAGAAGCGGAATCACGTAAAGCACCGCTAGAACGTTTCCTTGATAAGTTCAGTCGTTGGTACACACCATTGATGATGGTAGTGGCTTTGCTCGTCATTATCACACCACCATTATTGTTTGCTCAACCTTGGGAAACATGGGTGTACCGTGGTCTAGCACTACTGCTAATCGCATGTCCTTGTGCACTTGTTATCTCAACACCTGCAGCGATCACCTCTGGTTTGGCTGCGGCAGCAAAACGTGGCGCGCTAATCAAAGGCGGTGCAGCACTTGAGCAGCTTGGCAAGATCGAAACCATTGCTTTCGATAAAACAGGCACACTGACCGAAGGTAAGCCTCAGGTGACTGATATTGAGCCACTGTCAGGTTGGCAGAAAGATGCGATGCTTCGTGTGGTTGGTGCTATTGAAGTTGGCTCTACTCACCCGCTAGCAAAATCGCTGGTGGCAAAAGTTGAAGAGCTAGGTATTGATATTCCTGAGTCACACAACAAAAAAGCGCTGATTGGTAGTGGCGTGGAAGGTGACGTCGATGGTGTGAAATATCGAGTGCTTGCGCCATCTAAGCTTGATTTTGCTTTGGATGCACAGGTATCTAAGCAAATCGAATCGCTAGAAGATGAGGGTAAAACCGTTGTTGTTGCATTAGAGGTTAAAGACTCCGAACAGGCAGCCAATACGATTGGTCTGATAGCGTGGCAAGACACATTACGTAGTGATGCGAAGTTAGCGATCGAGCGCCTTAATGGTCTTGGTATTCAATCCATTATGCTAACAGGGGATAACCCGCGCAGTGCTGCTGCGATCAGTGGCAAGGTTGGTATGCAGTACAAAGCGAGCCTGCTTCCAAGTGATAAGGTGTCTTACGTACAAGAGTTGTCTCAACAGTCGCATGTAGCGATGGTTGGAGATGGCATTAACGATGCACCAGCGATGAAAACCGCTCATGTCGGCATCGCAATGGGTGGGGGCACAGATGTTGCTCTGGAAACTGCTGATTCAGCACTGACTCATAACCGTCTAACTGAATTACCAGCAATGATTGAGCTGTCGCAAGCTACTATCAATAATATCCGTCAAAACGTCGCTCTGGCTCTTGGCTTGAAAGGTGTGTTCTTAGTGACGAGCTTATTTGGTATTACGGGCTTGTGGGTAGCGGTTCTAGCGGACAGTGGTGCAACAGCACTGGTGACATTGAACGCATTGCGCCTGCTACGATTCAAGTCTAAAGCAGACTAA